The Limanda limanda chromosome 14, fLimLim1.1, whole genome shotgun sequence genomic interval gTTAGAACATGAACCAATCTTTGCCTCTTCATCTCTGTTGAATTAGATACAAATGTCCACATTTTGTGTCTCTATAAAGACTAAAacataacaatttgtctcaaataatattgttttctttaagatTTAGCAGAATAATAAGCATTTtataaatggttttgtatttatatagcgcttatACACATTAATAACCACAACCTGCCTctaacacaattttttttactgctaCATTAGAACCATTAAAATATGATTGGTTAAAAAACTTTGTTTCCACTAATTTAATTGACAATTAGAGTAAAAATTCAGCTATGATGTCATGTTTAAAGAGTCTGTCAGTGTTGTTGGGTGATCAGTGCTGAATCCCTGCGGTGGTACAGCCTGTGCACTGTCGCTATGTTCAATTTGTATATAATGAAACACGTCACAAAACACTGTCAGTCACACACTTTGTGCTAAATGGCTGACAGTCCTGTAATCCCACAACAGTGGTAACCCGTAATCCTTTCTCATCAAAGGTTGAGATTACCAGAGATGTGGGAGGGGCAGTGCTGCAGATAGGAGGACAGTGAGAGAGGCTGAGCTCAAAACATGACAGTGGGGATGCGAGCCAGGCAGGGATTGGTGCACACAAATagccagccaatcacagcatagacagggaaaataacaagaCGAGCGGAGAGCTGGTGAAAGAGGGACGAGCTatgaaaaagagagggagaaggtaATATCCCAGCAGACCAagcaaggaggagagaggaaggatgagtggaggagagagggctgATCGGTGAAGGTCTCCAGAGAGGGAacgcagagaggagaggagaggacggagaTGAACAGGGAGACGGGGGTGAGcagccagcagagggaacaTCCATCAGCTCAGGCAGCCATGCTCTGAGCCCTGGAGCAGCAGGGCTACACAGTCACTGCACAGGCCCAGCATCAGGCCTACCTCAGCCCTGCGTCCCAGCCACACACACCAGGGCAGGGACAAGAGAAGATCCACCACAAATCAGCTGCCCACAGGAGACATGAGGACATCCAGGAAGGGCAGCGTGGAGATGCCTGCATTTGTGCGGCAGCtggtgaaagagacagagaaaaaggtGAGCTCTTTCTTCAAGGGGagccgtggaggaggaggagcagcagagggggAGAAGCCAGgggagggggagaaggaggaggtcaTCCCCAGCCCCTACCTGGACAGGCCGGTCCTGGACAAGCTGGCAGAGGAGGGCTGTGCCCGCTGGGGTCTCACCTACGCCCTGGGGAGCATGCAGGGCTGGAGGGCCAACATGGAGGACTTCCACAACTGTGTGCCACAGCTGGGTGGAGAGTTTGCAGACTGGAGCTTCTTCGCTGTGTTTGATGGGCATGCAGGCAGCACGGTGGCACAGCACTGCTCCCAGCACCTTCTGGGTCACATCCTCGCCACAGGTGACGTACTTAAAAATGCATGAATTAGATAAAAGATTTAATCAAATATGATGGAGTTTTGCTTTGATAACTGATTTAATGCAACAATGCTGCAGCTGGTAAAAGATGTGCTGATGAATATCATCAAGGAACATTTCACATTGTATTCTGCAAAAATATCTTTCATTCCGCCTGGTGTTTTTATTGGATCCTTGTGTCAGGAAAAACTTGATATTTAAACATCACACTTCTATGTCTACACAGGTGGAATAGGACCAGAGGATGACCCAGAAAGGGTGAGAGGTGCCATCGTGGAAGGCTTCCTGCACACTGACAAGCACTTACACTCAGTGGCACGTCGAGAAGGCTGGGAGAGAGGTGGCACCACTGTGACATCCTCCCTCATCTCACCCTATTACATCTACTTCGCCAACTGTGGAGACTCGAGGGCCATGCTGTGCCGGTCTGGCCAGGtctgcttctccactgatgacCACAAACCCTACAGCCCACTGGAGAAAGAGCGTATTGAGAGCGCAGGCGGCTCAGTGTCCCTCCAGAGGATCAACGGTTCCCTAGCAGTCTCCCGCGCTCTGGGGGACTTCAGCTACAAGGGAGCAGAGAACAGATCGCCCGTCCAGCAGATGGTGTCCCCGGAGCCAGAGGTTTTTGTGGTGGAGCGCTCTCCAGCAGATGAGTTCCTGGTGCTCGCCTGCGATGGCGTGTGGGACACCATCAGCAACGAGGAGCTGTGCGCCTTCATCCATAACCGGCTGAGCGTGTGCACTGATCTGAGGGATGTCTGTACTCAAGTCATTGACCTCTGTCTCTACAAGGTCAGAACCAACACAAGTGATCCAGCATCTTATGAATTTCTACATGTTGTAAATCCTGattagaaacacaaaacacaatttcactTTAAAACTGAGTTACATCATTTTTAATGGGCTGTggattttatttaataacataATCCCTTAAAATGTGACTTTGTTCAGTTGAGCTTGATCCCAAGAGCTCAGCTTTTGAAAGGTCACTCCATTTTCACCATTTCCATACACATACATATCTAGTCTGGTCATACAGAATCAATCTTGTATGTGACTTACATTCGGGCTTTCCAAAAATGTAAAGGTGTCTCACCTATCTATTCATCTAACTTTCATATGCAAAAGCTTTTATGAGAAAGGCGGTACATTTTATAGGCATATTTCCAAAAATGATTTGATACAACAACCATAGCATATCTCTCTCTTCAAATCAATACTTAGAAAGTTAAGAGTAACATTTTGTGGATGGTGTGGAGTTCCACTAGGAAATGTGCTGGGTCCTCTCAATATTTGGTGCCCATAGACATTGAAATTTAGAGAGACTTGTTGGTCTGaggatttatttataaatacatcTCACTTCTCATTAGGATAAGAAATGTAAAGTAAACTTGGTCAAGATCTTTGCtataacaacaaaaagatgtTTGGTTTAAGAATTCATTTGAAATCAGGTTTTAAACCACCTGGCAAATATATGTCTTGTATTCACTCTAGAATGAAGTCAGTTTTACGCTCTCCCAATtcttgagaaaaatgtatctttgCTTTAAGGGAGGAAGTGTGCATTGTGCTTTGGGGCTTTTAGTAATATTGTGGGCGCTCAATTTAGTTTTAACTCCACCGAGCCAGGGGGAACTGCAGAACCCATTGAATACCGAGGGAATTATCACTACATGTGACTCTTTTCACATATAAATGTTCATGTGctacatttttaatataaacatttgattATAAGCGCATTAAACACATCATTGTCCATTTACAGAGGCAAAAAATCTAAAATTGAACCAGAGAAAAGTTTGATGATAACAATAAGACTGAAGAAGCAGCACTGACTGGTTTAGTCTCATTAccactgaggctgctgctggacaAGAACCTGACAGACCACCTTAAAATAGCCTGCAGAGGTGTCATAGCAGGTTACATGGGATTATTCTAAGTTCCTATGGCGACTCATTTCAGCCACTGAGTGTCATACGGGGTTGAAGGTTGATGTTTAAGAACATAGCAAagcaaacataaataataatttcaggCAGTGATGGGCAAAGATTATTCCACTACAGCCAGTTTCAATCACATAGCAGCTAACCAATTCAAGTGTGTTTAGTGAAGGGTGTTTTAACAACtgaggaaaaaatatattttattcaaaattGACAGTATAAGAGTATGCctactcacatattctaccattTCTGGGAATAACTCCTCCATTTTCAAATGTCTAATTCTTCTTCAAATCAaatttgtaaatattgtaattttgttgatgtgttcagctacatgcggcatctattgcacttctgtctgtcctgagagagggatcactcacatgtggctctctctgaggtttctacgttttttaTGGCAGAGAATGGCACTTTGTTAAcatctatgagacaaattgggatttgtgaatatgggctatacaaatacaatttgattagTTGATCATTTATTTGATGTATATCTTCTATTCATTGTAAGCCAAACAAATTCCCTCAGTAAACTCAGTCTCTGTATAAAACCAGGGAATAACCTTCAAGcattgaataaaataaaccGTGTGTTTACTGTTGTATACTCATTAGagtcaaataataaaaccagGGTAAACACAGGCCACATGCACGCTCTGTTTGGCCATCATGTCACTGTGTTATGTAACAGGTCCTCAGCTCTGCACAATGACCTCAAAATGTCACCGCTTCTTCCacacttcatttaaaatgtcCTGCTCCGCTGCATCTGTGTGACGCTGGTGTGCAAACCTCGAGGTGAAAATGATCCTTTTCTGAAACAGTTCACCCTGAAAGAAATAGCCTTTCATGGGATGACATTTGTTATGTCAGCCGTCATTACTCACCTCTGATGACGCCTCTGCCTCGCTCCACAGGGCAGCCTCGACAACATCAGCATCATCCTGCTGTGCTTCCCTGGAGCCCCCCAGCTGTCAGCAGAGGCATTACACCAGGAGGCCGAACTGGATGACCTGCTAGAGTCCAAAGTAGCAGGTGTGTGTTGATAATGATATAAGGTCTTATTTCCCTACAAACACATCAAGATGAAACTCTTTAACACTTGTCTTTTACCAGTTCTCTATTATCTTCAGTCAACtaaatcccatgaaaagaccaaaatcAGCAATGAATTGATTCTACTCAGTGTTATAGTATATAGAAGTATTATTATACGTAATGTGAATTAAATCTcttctatataaataaaatatatattgtaaaaataagaaaattagtTCATGTTTTGACCATTTGTGTGGAAGCAGCATATGGTTGATGGACTAACACATtctttgttttggtcttttcatggtTGACAATTTCTTgacaaaatgggaaaaaaagaacaatgtGAATATGAATTGTGTATGTAATTTGTACAAATCTCAAGAAACCCTCTTAATTATTTTAAAcgtccttttttaaatatttttatttatattttatattttttgataCCTGACAGAAATCTACGATGAGCTATATGCCAGGGGCGAGGAACCTGACCTGCTGTCTGTCCTTACAGTCCTCGCATCTACCGTCATACCTGGATTACCACCAGGGGGGGGAATACAGAGCAAGTAtgtctcaatcaatcaatcaaatctatcaaattttatttgtgtagcccatattcacaaatcacaatttatctcatagggctttaacaaggtgtgataTCCTCTGCCTTAAACCCTCAAaaaagagtaaggaaaaacttttaaaaaagaaaggacATTTTGGTTGGTCCTCAGAAATTCAATTAggtgtttgagggttaagaggTTCAGGGCTAGAATTAGGGGTTTAGGTTAttgttaggcatttagttgtgatggttgagGTTAGGCTAAAGGGCTAGGCCCCAGccgctagggaatgcattatgtcaattaGTATCCTCTCAACAatagagagatgtgtgtgtgtgtgtgtgtctgtctgtctgcgtgcATCATCAAATTACTCCATGTTacttgtgtgtgttacagaaGAAACTGCATTATTTCTGCCTACTATCAACAAAGAGAGATGCACGGGCCATCAGTACCGAATGTGAGTACAA includes:
- the ppm1nb gene encoding protein phosphatase, Mg2+/Mn2+ dependent, 1Nb (putative); translation: MRTSRKGSVEMPAFVRQLVKETEKKVSSFFKGSRGGGGAAEGEKPGEGEKEEVIPSPYLDRPVLDKLAEEGCARWGLTYALGSMQGWRANMEDFHNCVPQLGGEFADWSFFAVFDGHAGSTVAQHCSQHLLGHILATGGIGPEDDPERVRGAIVEGFLHTDKHLHSVARREGWERGGTTVTSSLISPYYIYFANCGDSRAMLCRSGQVCFSTDDHKPYSPLEKERIESAGGSVSLQRINGSLAVSRALGDFSYKGAENRSPVQQMVSPEPEVFVVERSPADEFLVLACDGVWDTISNEELCAFIHNRLSVCTDLRDVCTQVIDLCLYKGSLDNISIILLCFPGAPQLSAEALHQEAELDDLLESKVAEIYDELYARGEEPDLLSVLTVLASTVIPGLPPGGGIQSKRNCIISAYYQQREMHGPSVPN